In Polypterus senegalus isolate Bchr_013 chromosome 12, ASM1683550v1, whole genome shotgun sequence, the following are encoded in one genomic region:
- the gcnt3 gene encoding beta-1,3-galactosyl-O-glycosyl-glycoprotein beta-1,6-N-acetylglucosaminyltransferase 3, whose translation MMSKQRRYQRLQQLLKRTCWVFFLVLFLVMLHWLMEKAYVILHLRDNSQMLFRRAQQDTFNCSRIIRGDHEEIERALLTRLVKGNKRTLMTEGEYLNMTVDCRHFVETRQFLTAPLSDEEEKFPIAYSMVVHEKIEMFERLLRSIYSPQNIYCVHVDRKSSENFQQAVRAIVSCLPNIFIASKLERVVYASWSRVQADLNCMQDLLSKDVHWRYLINTCGTDFPIKTNAEIVQNLKVLNGMNSLESESPSEHKKNRWVYHYDVKDSISRTDTKKTSPPISSPMFTGNAYFVVSREFVEHLFSDKDAQMFIEWAKDTYSPDEHVWATLQRMHGVPGSVPPNDKFQTSDMSAIARLVKWAYLEGDVRKGSPYPRCTGTHRRAVCVYGAGDLQWMLRQHHLFANKFDPTVDSVAIDCLEEYLRYKAIYGKSI comes from the coding sequence ATGATGTCTAAGCAGAGAAGGTATCAGCGACTCCAACAGCTTTTGAAGAGAACTTGCTgggtgttttttcttgtcttatttCTGGTGATGCTGCACTGGTTGATGGAGAAGGCGTACGTCATACTTCATCTGAGGGACAATTCTCAAATGCTCTTCCGCAGAGCCCAACAGGACACTTTCAACTGTTCCCGGATCATCCGTGGTGACCATGAAGAAATCGAGCGGGCTCTTTTGACTCGACTTGTGAAAGGCAATAAAAGAACGTTGATGACCGAGGGAGAATATTTGAACATGACAGTGGACTGTCGGCACTTTGTGGAAACCAGACAGTTCCTGACGGCCCCACTGAGTGACGAAGAGGAGAAGTTCCCAATTGCCTATTCTATGGTGGTGCACGAGAAGATCGAAATGTTCGAGAGGCTCCTGAGGTCCATCTACTCGCCACAGAATATCTACTGTGTGCACGTCGACCGGAAGTCCTCCGAGAACTTCCAGCAGGCTGTGCGAGCTATCGTGTCCTGTCTGCCCAATATCTTTATAGCCAGCAAGTTGGAAAGAGTAGTTTACGCTTCGTGGTCAAGGGTCCAAGCCGACCTCAACTGCATGCAGGATCTGctgtccaaagatgtgcattggAGGTACTTAATTAACACTTGTGGCACGGACTTCCCAATAAAGACTAACGCGGAGATCGTCCAGAACCTCAAAGTACTCAATGGCATGAACAGTCTCGAGTCGGAGAGTCCCTCGGAGCACAAGAAAAATCGCTGGGTCTACCACTATGACGTGAAGGATTCCATCTCCCGCACTGACACCAAAAAGACCTCACCTCCCATCAGCTCCCCCATGTTCACCGGAAACGCCTATTTCGTGGTCAGCAGGGAGTTTGTGGAGCACCTGTTCAGTGACAAGGATGCGCAGATGTTTATAGAGTGGGCCAAAGACACTTACAGCCCGGATGAACACGTCTGGGCCACCCTACAGAGAATGCACGGTGTGCCGGGGTCCGTGCCCCCAAACGACAAATTCCAAACCAGCGACATGAGCGCTATCGCCCGGCTGGTGAAATGGGCATACCTGGAGGGAGACGTCAGGAAGGGCTCCCCCTACCCACGATGCACTGGGACTCATCGCAGAGCCGTCTGCGTTTACGGAGCGGGAGACCTCCAATGGATGCTACGACAGCATCATCTCTTTGCCAATAAGTTTGACCCGACGGTGGACAGCGTTGCCATCGATTGTCTTGAAGAATATCTCCGGTATAAAGCAATTTATGGGAAGAGCATCTAG